The following are encoded in a window of Novosphingobium sp. THN1 genomic DNA:
- a CDS encoding MFS transporter encodes MGGSGQVDTSQANDGSPQPDGQQASALPTKLFVGYGAVAAPYEMLRAPALAILPGLYAKEFGFALASISIAMLFLRLTDGATDLAVGILSDKTRGTWGRRKPWLFASIFLAIPAAYGLYVPGNEPTIWSFTICYFFFYLAWTMFEIPYTAWSAELADKYEERSRLAVWRGLGQNTGLILLSLVPLLPFLPSTEMNFAALHAMFWLIAIAYPLGILYAIFWLPNGRAVPQAEQSSFRETIAAIRANRPFQLFLAVAFLSDFAVGCMTALFFLFFDTYLGVGASFTAIFLTAIVVSTLSLKIWQHLLKRTSKTRVLLVGLAGGAIAGAMIAVLEPGPNALTFFIGYMALFYTLGVARDVALYAIFGDIVDYDTWKSNGNRAGLYSSAWMVLRKIAYAAAPAFAFLVAGLFGFDPSADSQSDKAIFGLKAANGYLPALFLIAAALLAAMFPITKHRHHVVRRRLEQRSLRSSG; translated from the coding sequence ATGGGCGGTTCGGGCCAAGTGGACACCAGCCAGGCGAACGATGGTTCGCCGCAGCCTGACGGACAGCAAGCGAGTGCGCTGCCAACCAAGCTCTTTGTCGGCTATGGCGCTGTCGCAGCGCCTTACGAAATGCTGCGGGCACCGGCGCTCGCCATCCTCCCCGGGCTCTACGCCAAGGAGTTTGGTTTCGCCTTGGCGTCAATTTCCATCGCCATGCTGTTTTTGCGTCTTACAGATGGTGCTACCGACCTCGCTGTCGGCATACTTTCGGACAAGACAAGAGGCACCTGGGGGCGGCGTAAGCCATGGCTGTTTGCCAGCATCTTCCTCGCCATTCCGGCAGCCTACGGTCTTTATGTTCCGGGTAATGAACCAACGATCTGGTCGTTCACGATTTGCTACTTTTTCTTTTACCTCGCCTGGACGATGTTCGAGATCCCGTACACGGCCTGGTCTGCCGAATTAGCTGACAAGTACGAAGAGCGATCGCGACTGGCAGTCTGGCGAGGTCTTGGGCAAAACACTGGCCTCATTTTGCTGAGCCTCGTGCCCCTGCTCCCATTTCTGCCTTCAACAGAAATGAACTTTGCCGCGCTTCATGCCATGTTCTGGTTGATCGCGATCGCTTATCCGCTTGGGATTCTTTACGCTATTTTCTGGTTACCGAACGGCCGGGCCGTGCCTCAAGCCGAACAGTCCAGCTTTCGCGAGACGATTGCAGCCATTCGTGCGAACCGTCCCTTCCAGTTGTTTTTGGCAGTCGCATTCCTCTCCGACTTTGCGGTGGGCTGCATGACTGCACTCTTTTTCCTGTTTTTCGATACTTACCTCGGCGTTGGCGCATCCTTCACGGCCATTTTCCTGACAGCGATCGTGGTTTCTACATTGTCCCTGAAGATATGGCAGCATCTGCTGAAACGGACTTCAAAAACAAGGGTCCTGCTCGTGGGGCTGGCGGGGGGCGCCATTGCCGGGGCCATGATCGCTGTGCTCGAACCCGGACCGAACGCTTTGACCTTCTTCATTGGCTACATGGCCTTGTTCTATACCCTAGGCGTCGCGCGTGATGTCGCGCTCTACGCCATCTTCGGCGACATTGTTGACTATGACACTTGGAAATCCAATGGAAACAGGGCTGGACTTTATTCTTCTGCCTGGATGGTCCTGCGCAAGATTGCCTATGCAGCGGCGCCCGCGTTCGCGTTCCTTGTTGCTGGACTGTTTGGCTTTGATCCATCGGCCGATTCCCAATCAGACAAGGCGATCTTTGGGCTCAAGGCAGCGAACGGTTACCTCCCTGCCCTGTTCCTGATCGCAGCGGCGCTGCTTGCCGCGATGTTTCCGATCACCAAACACCGACACCATGTAGTCCGCCGTCGTTTGGAGCAAAGGTCCCTTCGAAGCAGCGGATGA
- a CDS encoding MATE family efflux transporter, which translates to MIDVTFASPWRAEFRATQRLALPLILTNLSLTLIGATDVVMIGWLGTNELAAASLGSGLIMTAAIFCMGLITATAPMMASERGRQAHSVKDLRRTFRQGLWVSVAISSLVWLVLWQTAPLLRMLGQDDDLAALAGSYVRACMWSILPYLWVLLIRNFLSVLERPGWSLVVGIAGVFVNAGCNYVLMFGGFGLPPLGLVGAGIGSVLANLFMLLAMMAILRMHRRFRRYSLFGRWWRSDWERFRTLWKFGVSIGVAMALEDAIFIVAVVMMGWFGPNALAAHAIALQIGTIAFMVPMGVAQAATVRVGMGFGSRDPELIGRAGWTAFCLTIAFMVCVAVLIATQGDLLVSLFISAETQVDAEVAELAVSFLAIAALIQVVDGIQVVCTGMLRGLHDTRWPMIFAVTGYSVVGIGVGAWLAFARGWQGLGIWVGLGTGISVVALLVLGRWLLRDRLGLLPDKLTNA; encoded by the coding sequence ATGATCGATGTGACATTTGCCTCCCCGTGGCGCGCAGAATTTCGCGCGACCCAACGGCTTGCTTTGCCGCTGATCCTGACAAATCTGTCGTTGACGCTGATTGGAGCGACTGATGTCGTGATGATTGGCTGGCTGGGGACCAATGAGCTCGCCGCTGCTTCGCTTGGCTCCGGTCTGATCATGACTGCGGCCATATTCTGCATGGGCCTCATCACCGCAACAGCGCCGATGATGGCCAGCGAGCGCGGCCGGCAAGCTCATAGCGTCAAGGATCTTCGTCGCACCTTCAGGCAAGGCCTCTGGGTGTCCGTGGCGATCTCGAGCCTTGTATGGCTCGTGCTTTGGCAAACGGCTCCTCTTCTTCGAATGCTCGGCCAGGATGACGATCTGGCAGCACTTGCGGGCAGTTATGTCCGAGCCTGTATGTGGTCGATACTACCCTACCTATGGGTGCTATTGATCAGGAATTTTCTCTCCGTGTTGGAGCGGCCCGGCTGGTCGTTAGTCGTCGGGATTGCAGGTGTATTCGTCAATGCTGGCTGCAACTATGTCTTGATGTTCGGTGGTTTTGGGCTGCCGCCGCTGGGGCTGGTCGGAGCTGGAATTGGCAGTGTGCTGGCCAATCTGTTCATGCTGCTGGCCATGATGGCTATCCTCAGGATGCACCGGCGGTTTCGGCGCTATTCGCTATTCGGCCGATGGTGGAGGAGCGATTGGGAGCGATTTCGCACGCTCTGGAAGTTTGGTGTTTCGATCGGGGTGGCGATGGCACTGGAAGACGCGATATTCATCGTCGCGGTGGTGATGATGGGCTGGTTCGGTCCAAATGCTCTGGCCGCGCATGCAATCGCGCTTCAGATCGGCACTATTGCCTTTATGGTGCCAATGGGCGTGGCACAGGCGGCAACGGTTCGCGTTGGTATGGGGTTCGGGAGTCGGGATCCCGAGTTGATCGGCAGGGCTGGGTGGACAGCGTTCTGCCTGACGATTGCGTTTATGGTCTGCGTGGCAGTGCTCATAGCAACTCAAGGAGACCTGCTTGTGTCGTTGTTCATAAGCGCCGAGACCCAGGTTGATGCGGAAGTTGCTGAGCTTGCAGTATCCTTCCTCGCGATCGCCGCGTTGATCCAGGTCGTCGATGGTATTCAAGTCGTCTGCACAGGGATGTTGCGTGGCCTGCATGATACACGGTGGCCAATGATCTTCGCCGTGACCGGCTACTCCGTGGTCGGGATCGGGGTTGGAGCGTGGCTGGCATTTGCACGCGGCTGGCAGGGATTGGGCATTTGGGTCGGGCTGGGTACTGGGATCTCTGTCGTCGCCCTGCTGGTACTTGGGCGCTGGCTGCTTCGGGACCGGCTTGGCCTGCTCCCTGACAAGCTTACCAACGCCTGA
- a CDS encoding GntR family transcriptional regulator — protein sequence MAQSERSGGNAKKSVAKPERKPVRGSGADTVYQTLRAEILTLKLEPGTLLDETDLAERFGLSRSPIREALIRLAAEGLVKTLRNRSSIVAPFDMIAIPSFLDASELLYRLTTRLAATNRTQAQLGRIKQLHDQHSQATRERDMALMIRLNREFHLEIAGASGNAFYANWMRQLLDQGQRILGSYLLDVAELGDHDLESHWIDTHLGIVSAIEARDADAAEAAGMRDFETIAIRMQERLTERPSKRLALK from the coding sequence ATGGCTCAATCGGAACGGTCTGGTGGCAACGCAAAGAAAAGCGTGGCTAAGCCGGAACGCAAGCCTGTTCGGGGCTCGGGAGCCGATACAGTCTACCAGACGCTACGGGCAGAGATTCTCACTCTGAAATTGGAACCTGGCACGCTTCTCGATGAAACCGATCTTGCTGAACGTTTCGGGCTGTCGCGTTCTCCGATCCGTGAAGCTTTGATCAGGCTCGCGGCGGAAGGACTGGTAAAGACCTTACGCAATCGCAGTTCAATTGTTGCTCCGTTCGACATGATTGCCATACCCAGCTTTCTCGACGCTTCGGAGTTGCTTTACCGCCTGACAACAAGGCTTGCTGCGACCAACCGGACACAGGCCCAGCTTGGGCGCATAAAGCAGCTTCACGACCAGCATAGCCAGGCGACACGCGAGCGGGACATGGCGCTAATGATCCGCCTGAACCGGGAGTTTCATCTGGAAATTGCTGGCGCGTCAGGTAACGCATTTTACGCCAACTGGATGCGGCAGCTGCTAGACCAGGGTCAGCGCATCCTCGGCTCTTACCTGCTCGATGTCGCCGAGCTAGGAGATCACGATCTCGAAAGCCACTGGATTGACACTCATCTTGGCATAGTCTCCGCGATCGAAGCGCGGGATGCCGATGCTGCGGAAGCGGCTGGTATGCGCGATTTCGAGACGATTGCTATCAGAATGCAGGAGCGCCTGACCGAGCGCCCATCAAAGCGGTTGGCATTGAAGTAA
- a CDS encoding TonB-dependent receptor, with translation MSKHNLTSRCIEGRKAFRNRLAALPSVVAVATALAFVPQAAAAQETPAAEEANGSEIIVTARKREEDVQTVPQTIQVLGGSDLEELGKVTFKDLQFEVPGFFLENYETRATITMRGVGAQVPGNGAAVAAHINGIYMPSTASSLGWIFDVGQIEVLKGPQGTLYGRNATGGAVNINTRRPGKEFDFGAKLEYGSENTVRAYAGLDAPLGGEWALRLAGTLTRADGRIINVANNKRIDGNEFTGVRLTLTGKAGPVDVDLFAQYTNETGGVGEFIALTPAGKPLYGWNKGYYDNPTKPVGERDHYLVGLTLSGELGGGYSWRSVTGYTDYNEPRSLLDVNPLQQPVQVVISFPQYAEQFSQELQLAYEGEKANWVLGGLYMDSKEGETRRVDIVPVANGLLNSATDNTVETFAVFGDLNYNLTEQLRANLGLRYNSDRVRNRFAGNGPADSQSFDLSSTQSQVTGRVGLDYTTAGGTMIYASASKGFQSGYNTTGFSANGTPQPATVKPEVLYAYEIGAKSTLPGNNGYLNFAGYYYDYRDMQVRVGGIPLLPDGTPDPAGVPFYTVLNAGKATIWGLEASLSNFRLSDNLRLDLSAGYLNAKFDEYFTLDDTTAQPVDYSGNRLPRAPKFQGTAALTIDKVEVGSGEASLRVEYQYRGKAFDKADNRFILQSTGLVNVLVKYDIGDWSLQASARNLTNQRYFAFYDGRNFAPPGQFRTWILGLSYRY, from the coding sequence ATGTCCAAGCATAATTTGACCAGCAGGTGCATTGAAGGCCGCAAAGCGTTTCGCAATCGCTTGGCGGCCTTGCCGTCAGTCGTGGCTGTTGCGACAGCTCTGGCATTTGTGCCGCAGGCTGCAGCTGCTCAAGAAACTCCAGCAGCCGAAGAAGCGAATGGCTCGGAGATTATTGTTACCGCCCGCAAGCGCGAGGAGGATGTCCAAACGGTCCCGCAGACTATCCAGGTTCTGGGCGGCAGCGATCTCGAGGAACTCGGCAAGGTAACTTTCAAGGACTTGCAATTTGAAGTTCCTGGCTTCTTCTTGGAAAACTACGAAACCCGGGCGACTATCACCATGCGTGGGGTGGGCGCTCAGGTTCCCGGTAACGGCGCGGCAGTGGCCGCGCACATCAATGGCATTTACATGCCCTCGACGGCATCGTCCCTGGGCTGGATCTTCGATGTTGGACAGATCGAAGTGTTGAAGGGCCCCCAAGGCACCCTTTATGGGCGCAATGCCACGGGCGGCGCAGTCAACATCAACACGCGCCGTCCCGGAAAGGAGTTCGATTTCGGGGCAAAGCTTGAATATGGCAGCGAAAACACGGTGCGTGCCTATGCGGGCCTTGACGCGCCACTGGGCGGGGAATGGGCGCTTCGTCTTGCCGGCACGCTTACCCGGGCTGACGGTCGCATCATCAACGTCGCGAACAACAAGCGGATCGATGGCAACGAGTTCACCGGTGTACGCCTCACACTGACCGGAAAAGCCGGGCCTGTCGATGTCGACCTGTTCGCACAATACACCAACGAAACAGGTGGCGTTGGCGAGTTTATCGCTCTGACCCCGGCTGGCAAGCCGCTCTACGGGTGGAATAAAGGTTATTACGACAATCCGACCAAGCCCGTCGGCGAGCGGGATCATTATCTCGTCGGCCTAACGCTGTCTGGTGAACTGGGAGGAGGATACTCTTGGCGCTCGGTAACAGGGTATACGGATTACAACGAGCCACGCTCCCTGCTGGACGTGAACCCGCTGCAGCAGCCCGTCCAGGTTGTCATCTCATTTCCTCAGTATGCCGAACAGTTCAGTCAGGAGCTGCAACTTGCCTACGAGGGTGAGAAGGCGAACTGGGTGCTGGGCGGCCTGTACATGGACTCCAAGGAGGGTGAGACCCGCAGGGTAGATATCGTCCCTGTCGCCAACGGATTGCTCAACAGCGCTACTGACAACACAGTCGAAACCTTTGCCGTATTCGGCGATCTGAACTATAATCTTACCGAGCAACTTCGAGCGAACCTGGGTCTGCGTTACAATAGCGATCGGGTCCGCAATCGCTTTGCCGGTAATGGCCCTGCTGACTCCCAATCGTTCGATCTGAGCAGCACGCAGAGCCAAGTCACTGGTCGTGTAGGCCTGGATTACACCACTGCTGGCGGAACGATGATTTACGCCTCGGCCTCGAAGGGTTTCCAGTCTGGTTACAATACGACTGGATTTTCGGCTAATGGAACGCCGCAACCTGCGACGGTCAAGCCTGAGGTCCTCTATGCCTATGAAATTGGTGCGAAGTCCACGTTGCCCGGCAACAACGGCTATCTGAACTTCGCCGGCTACTACTACGACTATCGTGATATGCAGGTTCGCGTCGGCGGCATTCCACTGCTTCCCGACGGGACCCCAGATCCTGCCGGGGTCCCTTTCTATACGGTCCTTAACGCAGGCAAGGCGACAATCTGGGGGCTAGAGGCCTCGCTCAGCAACTTCCGCCTGAGTGACAACCTGCGCCTCGATCTCAGTGCCGGATACCTGAACGCCAAGTTCGATGAGTACTTCACTCTGGACGACACGACGGCGCAGCCGGTCGACTACTCCGGCAACAGGCTGCCTCGAGCTCCCAAGTTCCAGGGAACTGCCGCACTGACCATTGACAAAGTCGAGGTGGGCTCAGGCGAAGCCAGCTTGCGGGTCGAATACCAGTACCGGGGCAAGGCCTTCGACAAGGCCGACAACCGTTTCATTCTGCAGTCCACCGGGCTCGTTAACGTTCTGGTCAAGTATGACATTGGCGACTGGTCGTTGCAGGCGAGCGCGAGGAACCTTACTAATCAGCGCTACTTTGCCTTCTACGATGGTCGAAATTTCGCTCCCCCGGGGCAATTCCGGACATGGATCCTGGGTCTCAGCTATCGCTACTGA
- a CDS encoding aldehyde dehydrogenase family protein produces MTSSEIAPVNWSAKAHDLSVEVRPWIGGRRIEASVTERFASLNPANGARLADLPACGAAEIDAAVCAARTAFEQGSWATLSPRSRARVLMNFADVIERNADELALLDSLEMGMPIGMAAPDMQAAADAVRVAAESADKLIDQVIPNDPSTLLLNVREPVGVVAAITPWNFPAFIGITKIAPALAVGNSVVLKPSEIASLSCLRLGELAAEAGIPDGVLNIVPGLGSGAGAALASHMDVDLLTFTGSTATGRRLVELSGQSNMKRLILECGGKSPQIVFADMEDLDAVAEAVVGSITFNSGQVCVAGSRLIVERSIHDALVERVVTLAKQIEAGNPLDENTSFGPLASREQHDRVRRYFKAGQDQGAVAALPGGPIEETEACYWLPTVFTDVRSDMRIAQEEIFGPILSVFAFDDEVEATRLANSTIYGLAASVWTRDLGRALRFAKSVRAGSVTIAGRPGATAVDATAGAFEPHGQSGLGIEGGLDGMRAMTRLKSVSFAG; encoded by the coding sequence ATGACATCCTCGGAAATCGCGCCAGTGAACTGGTCAGCAAAGGCTCACGACCTCAGCGTTGAAGTGCGGCCGTGGATCGGTGGCCGTCGAATTGAGGCGAGTGTCACCGAACGGTTCGCATCGCTCAATCCAGCTAACGGTGCGCGGCTGGCCGACCTGCCGGCGTGCGGCGCAGCCGAGATCGATGCTGCAGTTTGTGCCGCGCGAACTGCATTCGAACAGGGCAGCTGGGCCACTCTGTCTCCCAGGTCGCGGGCCAGGGTCCTTATGAACTTTGCAGATGTTATCGAGCGCAATGCGGACGAACTGGCGCTGCTTGATTCGCTTGAAATGGGCATGCCCATCGGCATGGCCGCGCCCGATATGCAGGCCGCTGCCGATGCGGTGCGCGTCGCCGCCGAATCGGCCGACAAGCTGATCGATCAGGTCATACCGAACGATCCGTCGACACTTCTGCTCAATGTGCGGGAGCCCGTTGGCGTAGTCGCCGCCATCACGCCTTGGAACTTCCCGGCCTTCATTGGAATCACCAAGATCGCGCCCGCGCTTGCCGTCGGAAACTCCGTTGTACTCAAGCCGTCCGAGATTGCTTCGCTGAGCTGCCTGCGCCTCGGTGAACTGGCCGCTGAGGCGGGTATTCCTGATGGGGTGTTAAACATCGTGCCTGGCCTGGGATCAGGCGCAGGTGCCGCACTTGCCTCACACATGGATGTCGACCTGCTCACGTTCACGGGCTCCACGGCCACTGGTCGGCGACTTGTCGAACTGTCCGGTCAGTCGAACATGAAACGCCTGATCCTAGAATGCGGCGGCAAGTCCCCTCAGATCGTGTTCGCTGACATGGAAGATCTCGACGCTGTTGCTGAAGCCGTCGTCGGCAGCATCACTTTCAATTCGGGTCAGGTCTGCGTGGCCGGATCGCGACTCATTGTGGAGCGTTCAATTCATGATGCGCTGGTCGAGCGTGTTGTGACACTTGCAAAGCAGATTGAAGCCGGCAACCCTCTCGACGAGAACACCAGCTTTGGACCACTCGCCAGCCGGGAGCAGCACGATAGAGTGCGGCGCTATTTCAAAGCCGGCCAGGACCAAGGCGCTGTTGCAGCGTTGCCCGGCGGGCCCATTGAAGAAACTGAAGCTTGTTACTGGTTGCCGACGGTATTTACCGATGTCCGCAGTGACATGCGCATCGCCCAAGAAGAAATCTTCGGCCCGATTTTGTCAGTCTTTGCCTTCGACGACGAAGTCGAAGCCACCAGGCTTGCGAACAGCACGATCTATGGCCTTGCCGCAAGTGTCTGGACGCGTGACCTGGGGCGTGCGCTCCGCTTTGCGAAGAGTGTTCGGGCCGGATCGGTGACCATTGCGGGCAGGCCTGGAGCGACAGCCGTAGATGCTACGGCAGGCGCTTTCGAGCCACATGGGCAATCCGGTCTGGGCATTGAAGGTGGGCTGGATGGAATGCGCGCGATGACACGGCTGAAGTCTGTCTCCTTTGCGGGTTGA
- a CDS encoding GMC family oxidoreductase, whose product MVVEMASPVETLRDGGDYDYIIVGAGSAGCVIASRLSEDPKVSVLLIESGGSERNWKFRIPGGQSFVKDWEPYAWLYQTKSDPSRFDRAETWRRGRILGGSSTINGVIYAIGLPRDYDLWAEMGASGWSWRHVEPFFRRAEYCPGLAGRGKFGPVHVEVLRSPHARTDDLIESAAAVGIPKVADINLAKGAAIGVAQTNQLRGLRQDSATAYLRPAWRRPNLRVLTHARVERIVFDQGQATGLQISANDKLFEVRARREIVLSAGAFGSPHLLMVSGIGPAQQLRTHGISVVADSQSVGGNLHDHPELYIEYEVRDRTYSSAMQWHQLALSGLQFALARRGQAISCASHILAYAQSRPEEVSPDLLLFSGPWGYLEDNFTFTSGVNTYSLSPSLCHPKSRGRIELKSADPREAPMIVPNLLGDRDDVLRLMRGVRLVDRIARAKPFSDRVIRRLSPGIDLSNDEALEAYVRENAGICYHACGTCRMGDDPASVVDSRLRVRGVGRLTVADASVIPLVTSGNLHAPTVMIGERAADLLRAPGRHISAA is encoded by the coding sequence TTGGTCGTTGAGATGGCAAGTCCTGTTGAGACCCTGCGAGATGGTGGTGACTACGACTACATCATAGTCGGGGCGGGTTCGGCAGGTTGCGTGATCGCTTCGCGCTTGAGCGAAGACCCCAAAGTCTCGGTCTTGTTGATCGAATCTGGCGGTTCCGAACGCAACTGGAAGTTTCGCATTCCGGGTGGTCAGTCGTTCGTCAAGGATTGGGAGCCCTATGCCTGGCTTTACCAGACCAAGAGCGATCCCAGCCGTTTCGATCGGGCCGAGACTTGGCGACGGGGGCGCATTCTTGGCGGCAGCAGCACGATCAATGGCGTAATTTATGCGATAGGTCTGCCGCGAGATTATGACCTCTGGGCCGAAATGGGCGCTTCGGGTTGGTCGTGGAGACATGTCGAGCCGTTCTTTCGGCGAGCAGAGTATTGCCCCGGGCTGGCCGGCAGAGGGAAGTTTGGTCCTGTCCATGTTGAGGTTCTTCGTTCACCTCATGCGAGAACCGATGATTTGATCGAATCAGCTGCCGCAGTCGGAATCCCGAAAGTGGCAGACATCAACCTGGCGAAGGGGGCGGCCATTGGTGTTGCGCAGACCAACCAGCTTCGCGGACTTCGTCAGGATAGCGCTACTGCCTATCTACGTCCGGCATGGCGGCGCCCTAACCTTAGGGTGCTTACCCATGCTCGGGTCGAACGGATTGTGTTCGATCAAGGGCAAGCAACAGGTCTTCAGATCTCAGCAAATGATAAGCTATTCGAGGTCAGGGCGCGTCGCGAGATTGTATTGAGCGCGGGAGCCTTCGGTTCTCCGCACCTACTGATGGTCTCGGGCATAGGGCCGGCACAGCAGCTTCGGACGCACGGCATCTCTGTTGTGGCTGACAGCCAGTCGGTCGGGGGCAATCTTCATGACCATCCTGAACTTTACATCGAGTACGAGGTCCGGGACCGGACATACAGCTCTGCCATGCAATGGCACCAACTCGCGCTGTCAGGTCTGCAATTCGCCCTGGCCAGGCGAGGCCAGGCAATTTCCTGTGCCAGTCATATCCTGGCCTATGCGCAAAGCAGGCCCGAGGAAGTGTCACCGGATTTGTTGCTGTTCTCCGGGCCTTGGGGTTATCTTGAAGACAACTTCACATTCACTTCCGGAGTGAACACTTATTCCCTCTCTCCGTCACTGTGCCACCCGAAGTCACGTGGGCGGATCGAGCTAAAGTCTGCCGACCCCCGCGAAGCGCCGATGATCGTGCCTAACCTGTTAGGCGACCGTGACGACGTTTTGCGTTTGATGCGAGGAGTACGACTGGTCGACCGGATCGCCCGCGCAAAGCCCTTCTCAGATCGGGTCATCAGACGGCTTTCTCCCGGCATTGATCTCTCCAACGACGAGGCACTCGAAGCTTATGTCCGCGAGAACGCGGGGATCTGCTACCATGCTTGCGGCACCTGCCGGATGGGCGACGATCCGGCCTCGGTAGTCGATTCCCGTTTGCGCGTAAGGGGTGTTGGCCGTCTGACTGTTGCCGATGCCTCAGTCATTCCCCTTGTAACTTCCGGGAACCTTCACGCCCCGACCGTCATGATTGGAGAGCGTGCAGCCGACCTGCTCCGCGCACCCGGAAGACACATATCAGCGGCCTAA
- a CDS encoding CocE/NonD family hydrolase yields MTILSDNAPDSRGCADYSARFVRIPMRDGVELGAILYLPLNRPGPLPAVMEMTPYLADNLHREAISFTREGMAFLAVDCRGRGGSGSEFQQWINDAPDGYDTVEWIAAQPWSDGQVGLTGGSYTGWNQWIIAGTLPPSLKTIVPSAAFMPGYDIPRGGIGSPYIYRWRVTLKGHSISWNLAADTLLFNRIQGDLYARNHSYLGVQDELGFHAKGWEDDLHSTTWGAFGRRDAHRNRRSQNSRSRYFR; encoded by the coding sequence ATGACCATTCTTAGCGACAATGCACCGGACAGCCGGGGTTGCGCCGACTACTCCGCACGCTTTGTCCGCATTCCGATGCGCGATGGAGTGGAGCTTGGTGCAATTCTGTATCTGCCGCTCAACCGGCCAGGCCCGTTGCCGGCGGTGATGGAAATGACTCCCTACTTGGCCGACAATCTGCACCGCGAGGCGATTTCCTTCACCCGTGAAGGCATGGCGTTCCTGGCGGTCGACTGTCGAGGCCGAGGCGGATCAGGGTCCGAATTCCAGCAATGGATCAACGACGCCCCAGATGGATACGACACCGTAGAATGGATTGCTGCACAGCCGTGGAGCGATGGGCAGGTCGGCCTGACCGGTGGTTCATACACGGGCTGGAACCAGTGGATCATCGCGGGGACCCTGCCCCCTTCCCTTAAAACAATCGTGCCATCAGCCGCCTTCATGCCAGGGTATGACATTCCGCGTGGCGGCATTGGTTCACCCTATATCTACCGCTGGAGAGTCACGCTTAAGGGGCATTCGATTTCCTGGAACCTTGCTGCCGATACCTTGCTCTTCAACCGCATCCAAGGCGATCTCTACGCGCGCAACCACTCCTATCTTGGAGTACAAGATGAGCTGGGCTTCCACGCGAAAGGATGGGAAGACGACCTACACAGCACGACTTGGGGAGCGTTTGGCAGGCGCGACGCCCATCGCAACAGGCGCTCGCAGAACTCGAGATCCCGGTACTTTCGTTGA
- a CDS encoding CocE/NonD family hydrolase C-terminal non-catalytic domain-containing protein — MGRRPTQHDLGSVWQARRPSQQALAELEIPVLSLTGLYDTCLIGTLEHHRRLERHGSDTARNNNYLVIGPWDHRGMDGCDQVYGLKFGPAALLDVPKLKFDWYRWIFGHGEKPAFLDARIKYYLTGNEEWRSADTLEDLCSKSKPLYLASNGKADDIFHSGWLTAEAGDSPPDSFVSDPTDLRPLETETSLSNSPELSSGGGAVFPRSYNSLFFILGGEDPTNAVFCHNTYGQGVIYHTPPLDEPAQVVGEPELDLWVTCDAPDADLAVLIYEVLEDGSVIFLSSSQLRLRHRDGGDRTMPANEPVLLKFPRFRFVARRIARNSRLRLVVRATACSFMQKNLNSATPVPEQQPGEERIANIQVLHDLEHPSLLRLPTSPEVAK, encoded by the coding sequence ATGGGAAGACGACCTACACAGCACGACTTGGGGAGCGTTTGGCAGGCGCGACGCCCATCGCAACAGGCGCTCGCAGAACTCGAGATCCCGGTACTTTCGTTGACAGGTCTTTACGACACTTGCCTGATCGGCACGCTAGAGCATCACAGACGCCTGGAACGGCATGGCAGCGACACAGCAAGGAACAACAATTATCTGGTGATCGGACCATGGGATCACCGGGGCATGGACGGTTGCGACCAGGTATACGGGTTGAAGTTCGGACCTGCTGCCTTGCTAGACGTTCCGAAACTGAAGTTCGACTGGTACCGATGGATATTCGGTCACGGAGAAAAGCCAGCCTTCCTAGACGCTCGGATCAAGTATTACCTGACCGGGAATGAGGAATGGCGGAGCGCCGATACCCTTGAAGACCTGTGCTCGAAGAGCAAGCCGCTATACCTTGCCTCCAACGGCAAAGCCGATGACATCTTCCATTCCGGATGGCTGACCGCCGAAGCTGGCGATAGTCCACCCGATAGCTTCGTGAGTGATCCGACGGACCTTCGTCCGCTAGAAACGGAAACCAGTCTTAGCAACTCACCCGAGCTTTCGTCCGGGGGCGGTGCCGTATTCCCGCGTTCCTACAATAGTCTCTTCTTCATTCTAGGGGGTGAAGATCCGACCAATGCGGTCTTTTGCCACAATACCTATGGCCAGGGCGTAATCTATCACACACCGCCGCTGGACGAGCCTGCCCAAGTGGTGGGCGAACCGGAACTGGACCTTTGGGTCACCTGCGATGCACCAGACGCCGATCTCGCAGTCCTAATCTACGAGGTGCTTGAAGACGGATCGGTCATCTTCCTTTCTTCGAGCCAACTACGACTTCGGCATCGCGACGGCGGCGACCGAACAATGCCAGCGAACGAGCCGGTACTGCTCAAGTTCCCGCGCTTCCGCTTTGTCGCCCGACGCATTGCCCGCAACTCTCGCCTGCGCCTTGTCGTGCGAGCGACGGCCTGTTCCTTCATGCAGAAGAACCTGAACTCCGCCACGCCGGTACCGGAGCAACAGCCAGGCGAGGAGCGGATAGCCAACATCCAGGTTCTGCATGATCTGGAGCATCCCTCGCTTCTCAGACTTCCTACGAGTCCGGAGGTTGCGAAATGA